The following proteins come from a genomic window of Microbacterium sp. SY138:
- a CDS encoding ABC transporter ATP-binding protein, which yields MGGGMGGGPRGGGFRGVDESAQRKLNAEAPRINGLGARVVSLFRAYRWRIFSTGILVVVGAAIAVVPPLIVQRIFDDALFPVAGGGPHLELLAWLVAAMIGLFLLSAALGVAQTWLTATVGNSVTGDLRVKLFEHLQAMELGFFTRTKTGVIQSRLQNDVGGVSGVLTNTVTSILGNVVTVIASLVAMILIDWRLTLIAVIMMPFLIFVQRKVGQVRARIAGETQESLSELTSITQETLSVSGMLLSKAFNRQRTESERYQAENRNQVVLQVRRAMSGQGFFAVVQVLMASVPAVIYLVSGYLIAGGTGAITAGTVVAFTTVQARLLMPLMGLMRVSLDLQTSSALFARIFEYLDLVPEIQDAPDAITVDDAPGPRGRLEFAEVVFRYPDASSDARPTLDGVSFVAEPGQHVAFVGPSGAGKTTILYLAPRLYEAKGGAVMFAGADVRALTQESIIDNVGIVSQETYLFHATIRENLRYAKPDATEEELIAACTAANIHHIIAGFEQGYDTVVGERGYRLSGGEKQRIAIARVLLKDPPVLLLDEATSALDTVSERVVQEALDEAAKGRTTLSIAHRLSTVMGADVIHVLEAGRIVESGSHVELLARGGLYAELAAEQVAASRVLETEAAVEEEVTGGAVAPLADRRADKAPADSAGADAVATITAAVPLLAEPRPDERVYPPEH from the coding sequence ATGGGCGGCGGCATGGGCGGTGGCCCGCGGGGTGGTGGCTTCCGCGGGGTCGACGAGAGCGCGCAGCGGAAGCTGAATGCCGAGGCCCCCCGGATCAACGGCCTCGGTGCGCGGGTCGTCTCGCTGTTCCGCGCGTATCGCTGGCGCATCTTCTCCACCGGCATCCTGGTGGTGGTCGGCGCCGCGATAGCCGTCGTGCCGCCGCTGATCGTGCAACGGATCTTCGACGATGCACTCTTCCCCGTCGCCGGGGGAGGGCCGCACCTCGAACTGCTGGCCTGGCTCGTCGCCGCCATGATCGGTCTCTTCCTGCTCTCCGCTGCTCTCGGAGTGGCCCAGACCTGGCTCACGGCAACCGTCGGCAACAGTGTCACCGGCGACCTGCGTGTGAAGCTGTTCGAGCACCTGCAGGCGATGGAACTCGGCTTCTTCACCCGCACCAAGACGGGCGTCATCCAGTCACGCCTGCAGAACGACGTGGGTGGCGTCTCCGGCGTGCTGACGAACACCGTCACCAGCATCCTGGGCAACGTCGTCACGGTGATCGCCTCGCTCGTCGCGATGATCCTGATCGACTGGCGTCTCACGCTCATCGCCGTGATCATGATGCCGTTCCTGATCTTCGTCCAGCGCAAGGTGGGCCAGGTGCGGGCACGTATCGCGGGAGAGACGCAGGAATCGCTGTCCGAGCTCACCTCGATCACGCAGGAGACGCTGAGCGTCTCGGGCATGCTGCTGTCGAAGGCCTTCAACCGCCAGCGCACCGAGTCGGAGCGCTACCAGGCGGAGAACCGCAACCAGGTGGTCCTCCAGGTGCGCCGGGCGATGAGCGGCCAGGGTTTCTTCGCCGTCGTGCAGGTGCTGATGGCCAGCGTTCCTGCCGTGATCTATCTCGTCTCCGGATACCTGATCGCCGGCGGCACCGGGGCGATCACCGCAGGAACCGTCGTCGCGTTCACCACGGTGCAGGCGCGGCTGCTCATGCCGTTGATGGGTCTGATGCGGGTGTCGCTCGATCTGCAGACGTCGTCGGCGCTGTTCGCGCGCATCTTCGAATACCTCGACCTCGTCCCGGAGATCCAGGATGCGCCCGACGCGATCACGGTCGACGACGCACCCGGGCCGCGAGGACGCCTGGAGTTCGCCGAGGTGGTGTTCCGCTACCCGGACGCGTCCTCCGACGCCCGTCCGACGCTCGACGGAGTGTCCTTCGTGGCGGAACCCGGCCAGCACGTCGCGTTCGTGGGCCCCTCGGGCGCCGGCAAGACCACGATCCTGTATCTGGCTCCTCGCCTGTACGAGGCGAAGGGAGGAGCCGTGATGTTCGCCGGTGCCGACGTGCGCGCGCTCACGCAGGAGTCGATCATCGACAACGTCGGCATCGTGTCGCAGGAGACGTACCTCTTCCATGCCACGATCCGTGAGAACCTGCGCTACGCCAAGCCCGATGCGACCGAGGAAGAACTGATCGCCGCTTGCACCGCCGCGAACATCCACCACATCATCGCCGGCTTCGAGCAGGGCTACGACACCGTGGTGGGGGAGCGCGGCTACCGGCTCTCCGGTGGCGAGAAACAGCGCATCGCGATCGCCAGGGTGCTGCTGAAAGACCCTCCGGTGCTGCTCCTCGACGAGGCGACCTCGGCACTCGACACGGTCTCGGAGCGCGTGGTGCAGGAGGCGCTCGACGAGGCCGCGAAGGGGCGCACGACCCTCTCCATCGCCCACCGGCTCTCGACGGTGATGGGCGCGGACGTGATCCACGTTCTGGAGGCCGGGCGCATCGTCGAGTCGGGTTCGCACGTCGAACTGCTCGCCCGCGGCGGTCTGTATGCCGAGCTCGCGGCCGAGCAGGTTGCGGCGTCGCGCGTGCTCGAGACCGAGGCCGCCGTCGAGGAAGAAGTGACCGGGGGCGCCGTGGCACCCCTCGCCGATCGCCGCGCGGACAAGGCGCCCGCCGATTCCGCGGGGGCGGATGCGGTCGCGACCATCACCGCTGCGGTGCCGCTGCTCGCCGAGCCTCGACCGGACGAACGGGTCTACCCGCCTGAGCACTGA
- a CDS encoding cysteine desulfurase family protein translates to MLYLDHAATSPVRPEVLEAMRPFLSGVFGNPSSHHTAGEAAAGALDDARARVARVLGMRTGDVVFTAGGTEANNLAVKGIMLAALETGRRHLVTSPIEHESILGSADYLRRFHAIEVSLLPVDSRGRIDPDDLAAAIRDDSALISIGHANNEIGTVQDVSALAAVARAARVPLHLDAVQSAGWLPLGDLGADAVSIAGHKLGAPKGIGALAVRGRVPVEPLLHGGGQERGRRSGTENVAGAVALATALELAETERVTVAAQVGSATARFITQVLTSIPDATLTGDSRGRLPGTASFTFAGTSGESILLELERRGVISSSGSACAAGSDEPSHVLLACGVAPEVAQTAVRFTFDRAALPPDAPERLAVLVAESVRAARG, encoded by the coding sequence ATGCTCTACCTCGATCACGCCGCGACCTCCCCGGTACGACCGGAGGTGCTCGAAGCGATGCGGCCGTTCCTCTCCGGCGTGTTCGGAAACCCGTCGAGCCATCACACGGCCGGCGAGGCCGCGGCGGGCGCGCTCGACGATGCCCGTGCACGGGTGGCGCGCGTGCTGGGGATGCGGACGGGCGACGTCGTGTTCACCGCCGGCGGCACCGAAGCGAACAACCTCGCGGTGAAGGGCATCATGCTCGCGGCTCTCGAGACGGGGCGGCGGCATCTGGTGACCTCGCCGATCGAGCACGAGTCGATCCTCGGATCCGCCGACTATCTACGACGCTTCCACGCCATCGAGGTCTCCCTCCTGCCCGTGGACTCGCGCGGACGGATCGACCCGGATGACCTGGCTGCGGCGATCAGGGACGACTCCGCTCTGATCTCGATCGGCCACGCCAACAACGAGATCGGCACCGTCCAGGATGTGTCGGCGCTCGCCGCCGTCGCCCGTGCCGCCCGCGTCCCCCTGCATCTGGATGCCGTGCAGTCGGCGGGATGGCTCCCTCTGGGTGATCTCGGCGCAGACGCGGTGTCGATCGCCGGCCACAAGCTCGGGGCTCCGAAAGGCATCGGTGCCCTGGCCGTCCGTGGGCGCGTGCCGGTGGAGCCGCTGCTGCACGGCGGCGGCCAGGAGCGCGGGAGACGCTCAGGCACCGAGAACGTCGCGGGCGCAGTCGCACTCGCGACGGCGCTGGAACTCGCCGAGACGGAACGCGTAACGGTTGCGGCGCAGGTCGGATCGGCGACCGCGCGGTTCATCACCCAGGTGCTCACGAGCATCCCCGATGCCACGCTCACCGGGGATTCCCGAGGCCGTCTGCCCGGAACGGCGAGCTTCACGTTCGCCGGCACCAGCGGGGAGTCGATTCTGCTCGAGCTGGAGCGCCGCGGGGTCATCTCGTCGAGCGGATCGGCATGCGCGGCGGGCAGCGACGAGCCGTCGCACGTGCTGCTCGCCTGCGGTGTGGCCCCCGAAGTGGCGCAGACCGCCGTACGTTTCACGTTCGATCGCGCGGCTCTGCCCCCGGATGCTCCCGAACGGCTGGCTGTGCTCGTCGCCGAGTCGGTGCGCGCGGCCCGCGGCTGA
- the nadB gene encoding L-aspartate oxidase, translated as MNVIVVGSGIAGLTAALHAHEAGHDVTIVTKRDLGDGCTGLAQGGVAGIYGPDDSAALHAADTRDAGAGLSDRDAVQVLVTDGAARIAELIARGVGFDRAVDGTLLLGREAAHRHARIVHAGGDATGAAISAALVASVRRTDIPLIEHAFLVDLLRQEGAVRGIRILLDGEVSEIPADAVILATGGAGHLYAHTTNAAGTTGDGIAAAIRAGAAVADLEFVQFHPTILAKGPAFLISEAVRGEGATLIDDDARRFVFDSHPDGELAPRDVVARAIARRATAQAAPVRLDATMLGAETLARRFPTIDRVTRERGFDWAREPIPVTPAAHYLMGGVVTDLDGRTTVPGLFAAGEVARTGVHGANRLASNSLLEGAVFGARAAAALTRPWADVAHGSPQARPRAEGSRGAIAPAFSRTSLQRLMWEDVGLLRNRDGLSRALDVLQTWTAESSAPTTVSAHEDANLLLLAQATATAALARTVSVGAHHRVDAAEPAADASSRLPSSILEPV; from the coding sequence ATGAACGTCATCGTCGTCGGGTCGGGCATTGCGGGACTCACCGCGGCGCTTCATGCGCACGAGGCCGGACACGACGTGACGATCGTCACCAAGCGCGACCTCGGAGACGGCTGCACCGGGCTCGCTCAGGGTGGCGTCGCCGGCATCTACGGTCCGGACGACTCTGCCGCACTGCACGCCGCCGACACCCGAGACGCCGGTGCCGGGCTGTCGGACCGGGACGCCGTGCAGGTGCTGGTCACGGACGGAGCGGCACGGATCGCCGAGCTGATCGCACGCGGTGTCGGCTTCGATCGTGCGGTGGACGGCACTCTGCTGCTCGGGCGTGAAGCCGCCCACCGCCACGCCCGCATCGTGCACGCGGGAGGTGACGCCACGGGCGCGGCGATCTCCGCGGCGCTCGTCGCGTCCGTGCGGCGGACGGACATCCCCCTCATCGAACATGCCTTCCTGGTCGACCTGCTGAGGCAGGAAGGCGCCGTGCGCGGAATCCGGATCCTCCTCGACGGTGAGGTCTCCGAGATCCCCGCCGATGCCGTCATCCTCGCCACCGGCGGCGCCGGCCACCTCTACGCGCACACGACGAACGCGGCGGGGACGACCGGAGACGGCATCGCCGCCGCGATACGGGCGGGCGCTGCGGTCGCCGACCTGGAGTTCGTCCAGTTCCATCCGACGATCCTGGCGAAGGGCCCCGCGTTCCTCATCTCCGAGGCGGTGCGCGGCGAGGGCGCGACACTGATCGACGACGACGCCCGTCGGTTCGTGTTCGACAGCCACCCCGACGGCGAGCTCGCACCGCGCGACGTGGTGGCGCGAGCGATCGCACGCCGCGCCACGGCTCAGGCCGCCCCGGTCAGGCTCGACGCCACGATGCTCGGTGCCGAGACCCTCGCGCGGAGGTTCCCCACGATCGATCGGGTGACCAGAGAACGCGGCTTCGACTGGGCCCGCGAACCGATCCCCGTGACGCCGGCCGCGCACTACCTGATGGGTGGCGTGGTCACCGACCTCGACGGCCGCACCACCGTGCCCGGCCTCTTCGCCGCGGGAGAGGTGGCACGCACCGGGGTGCACGGGGCAAATCGTCTGGCGTCGAACTCGCTGCTCGAAGGCGCGGTGTTCGGGGCCCGTGCGGCGGCGGCGTTGACGAGACCCTGGGCGGATGTCGCGCACGGCTCCCCTCAGGCCCGCCCCCGTGCGGAAGGGAGCCGCGGTGCGATCGCCCCCGCGTTCAGCCGCACCTCGCTGCAGCGGCTGATGTGGGAAGACGTCGGACTGCTGCGGAACAGAGACGGTCTCTCCCGCGCGCTCGACGTCCTGCAGACCTGGACCGCGGAGAGCTCGGCGCCGACGACCGTGTCGGCGCACGAAGACGCGAATCTGCTGCTGCTCGCGCAGGCGACGGCCACCGCAGCGCTCGCCCGCACGGTATCCGTCGGCGCCCACCATCGTGTCGATGCGGCGGAACCCGCCGCCGATGCCTCTTCTCGCCTCCCCTCATCGATCCTGGAGCCCGTCTGA
- the nadA gene encoding quinolinate synthase NadA: MSITFVPAPAVPPLDASVDHAIQAIVSGASTDATCTTDLAAGPWDFDARPGYGPGSSMGDVIPTGAPRQGELPTEYREATEEELDRRIRAAKATLGDRVVILGHFYQREEVVQHADYVGDSFQLATAAKGRTDAEAIVFCGVHFMAETADLLSQPDQAVILPNLAAGCSMADMADIDQVEDCWEQLEDVLGDLDAVDADGRVPVIPVTYMNSSAAIKGFVGRHGGIVCTSSNAETVLEWAFERGRRVLFFPDQHLGRNTAKAMGVPLEHMPMWNPRRALGGSSAADLLDSRVILWHGFCSVHRRFTVGQIDQARAEHPGVRVIVHPECPMEVVDAADEAGSTEYIRRAIDTATEPTTFAIGTEINLVRRLAAQYPQHEIFCLDPVVCPCSTMYRIHPGYLAWVLEELVAGRTPNRITVSDDVADPARVALERMLAARPPVVAGAR; the protein is encoded by the coding sequence ATGAGTATCACCTTCGTCCCCGCGCCGGCCGTCCCGCCGCTGGACGCCTCGGTCGACCATGCGATCCAGGCCATCGTCAGCGGCGCGTCGACCGACGCCACATGCACCACCGACCTCGCCGCCGGTCCGTGGGACTTCGACGCGCGACCGGGCTACGGACCCGGCTCTTCTATGGGCGACGTGATCCCGACGGGGGCGCCGCGTCAGGGAGAGCTGCCCACCGAGTACCGCGAGGCGACGGAGGAGGAGCTCGACAGACGGATCCGCGCCGCGAAAGCCACCCTCGGCGACCGGGTCGTGATCCTGGGCCATTTCTACCAGCGCGAGGAGGTCGTGCAGCATGCGGACTACGTCGGCGACTCGTTTCAGCTCGCGACCGCGGCCAAGGGACGGACGGATGCCGAAGCCATCGTGTTCTGCGGCGTGCACTTCATGGCCGAGACCGCTGATCTGCTCTCGCAGCCCGACCAGGCGGTGATCCTGCCCAACCTCGCCGCCGGATGCTCGATGGCGGACATGGCCGACATCGACCAGGTCGAGGACTGCTGGGAACAGCTCGAAGACGTGCTCGGCGACCTCGACGCCGTCGACGCCGACGGCCGCGTGCCGGTGATCCCGGTGACGTACATGAACTCCTCAGCGGCGATCAAGGGCTTCGTCGGACGGCACGGCGGGATCGTCTGCACCTCGTCCAACGCTGAGACCGTGCTCGAGTGGGCTTTCGAGCGTGGGCGCCGCGTGCTGTTCTTCCCCGACCAGCACCTGGGTCGGAACACCGCGAAGGCGATGGGGGTGCCGCTCGAACACATGCCGATGTGGAACCCACGGCGAGCGCTCGGCGGATCCTCGGCCGCAGACCTGCTCGACTCGCGCGTGATCCTGTGGCACGGCTTCTGCTCGGTGCACCGGCGTTTCACCGTCGGCCAGATCGACCAGGCCCGTGCCGAGCACCCCGGCGTGCGCGTGATCGTGCACCCCGAGTGCCCGATGGAGGTCGTCGACGCCGCGGATGAGGCCGGTTCGACCGAGTACATCCGCCGGGCGATCGACACGGCCACCGAGCCGACCACATTCGCGATCGGCACGGAGATCAACCTCGTCCGCCGGCTCGCCGCCCAGTACCCGCAGCACGAGATCTTCTGCCTCGACCCGGTGGTGTGCCCCTGCTCGACGATGTACCGCATCCACCCCGGATACCTGGCCTGGGTTCTGGAGGAGCTGGTGGCCGGCCGCACGCCGAACCGGATCACCGTCTCCGACGATGTGGCCGACCCCGCGCGTGTGGCGCTGGAGCGGATGCTCGCGGCGAGGCCTCCGGTGGTCGCGGGCGCACGATGA
- a CDS encoding NUDIX domain-containing protein, with amino-acid sequence MTQTSDIRVAVSTVILTLRRTDDGRAVLALPLVRRTREPYADRWALPGGWLTPTESPVDASARTLAETTGLSPSYLEQLYAFGAVDRSPTRVVSIVYWALLRQDDVTAQSAAHRASGHAPENVEWFDIDELPQLAFDHAKIIEYALWRLRNKVGYSRVAQGFLPAEFTLAELREAYEAILGRTLDPANFRRQVEAAGNLLPTDRFRTGSHRPARLYRDNTDVELADRGPLGPEETSTR; translated from the coding sequence ATGACTCAAACTAGCGACATCCGGGTCGCCGTCTCGACGGTCATCCTGACGTTGCGTCGCACGGACGACGGACGCGCGGTCCTCGCGCTGCCCCTCGTGCGGCGCACCCGCGAGCCGTACGCCGATCGATGGGCTCTCCCCGGCGGCTGGCTCACCCCGACCGAATCGCCCGTCGACGCCTCGGCACGCACCCTGGCCGAGACCACAGGACTCTCCCCCAGCTACCTCGAGCAGCTCTACGCCTTCGGCGCCGTCGACCGCTCCCCCACCCGGGTCGTGTCGATCGTCTACTGGGCGCTGCTGCGACAGGACGATGTGACAGCGCAGAGCGCGGCGCATCGCGCGTCCGGTCACGCGCCCGAGAACGTGGAGTGGTTCGACATCGACGAGCTGCCGCAGCTGGCCTTCGACCACGCGAAGATCATCGAGTACGCGCTGTGGCGTCTGCGCAACAAGGTCGGCTACAGCCGCGTCGCCCAGGGATTCCTTCCTGCGGAGTTCACCCTCGCCGAGCTGCGCGAAGCCTACGAGGCGATTCTCGGCCGCACCCTCGACCCCGCCAATTTCCGGCGTCAGGTGGAGGCCGCGGGCAACCTGCTCCCCACCGACCGGTTCCGCACCGGAAGCCACCGACCTGCACGTCTGTACCGCGACAACACCGACGTCGAGCTGGCCGATCGCGGCCCGCTCGGTCCCGAAGAAACGAGCACCCGATGA
- the nadC gene encoding carboxylating nicotinate-nucleotide diphosphorylase → MLTTATMNRVVGAALEEDAPWGDVTSTTLLPADATATADLVAREPGVFSGGEVFAAAFRLTDATLDIDLHVGDGDEFAAGDVLASVSGSARSVLTAERVGLNFTQRMSGIATLTAAYVAAIEGTGARIADTRKTTPGLRAFERHAVESGGGHNHRYSLSDAVMAKDNHLAVLTRSGLDLATALREALSRLPHTTHVVVEVDRLDQIPAVLDGGAHTVLLDNFSLDDLRAGVALISGRATVEASGGVNLDTVGDIARTGVDVISVGALTHSARALDLGLDLRID, encoded by the coding sequence ATGCTGACCACCGCCACCATGAACCGCGTCGTCGGCGCGGCCCTCGAAGAAGACGCGCCCTGGGGGGACGTCACCAGTACCACGCTGCTGCCAGCGGATGCCACCGCGACCGCCGATCTCGTCGCCCGGGAACCCGGAGTCTTCAGTGGTGGAGAGGTCTTCGCCGCCGCGTTCCGGCTCACCGACGCGACTCTCGACATCGACCTGCACGTCGGTGACGGCGACGAGTTCGCCGCGGGCGACGTGCTCGCCTCGGTCTCGGGGTCGGCCCGCAGTGTGCTCACCGCAGAGCGCGTTGGCCTGAACTTCACGCAGCGGATGAGCGGTATCGCCACCCTCACCGCCGCGTACGTCGCCGCGATCGAGGGCACTGGTGCTCGCATCGCCGACACCCGCAAGACCACGCCGGGACTGCGGGCGTTCGAACGGCATGCGGTCGAATCGGGCGGCGGACACAACCACCGGTACTCGCTGTCGGATGCCGTGATGGCGAAGGACAACCACCTGGCCGTGCTCACGCGTTCGGGGCTCGACCTCGCGACGGCGCTCCGCGAGGCACTGTCCCGCCTCCCGCACACGACCCACGTCGTCGTCGAGGTCGACCGGCTCGACCAGATCCCCGCCGTCCTCGACGGCGGTGCCCACACCGTGCTGCTCGACAACTTCTCGCTCGACGACCTGCGCGCGGGGGTGGCCCTCATCTCCGGCCGTGCCACGGTCGAGGCCTCGGGAGGCGTGAACCTCGACACGGTCGGCGACATCGCCCGCACCGGAGTGGACGTGATCTCGGTGGGGGCGCTGACACACTCCGCGCGCGCCCTCGATCTGGGCCTGGATCTGCGGATCGACTGA
- a CDS encoding glycosyltransferase family 2 protein, which produces MTASAPIVTLIVPGRDIAAFAPAALDSLRAQTESRWRAILIDDGSTDDTGAIFDAAAAEDPRFTTIRHGASRGLGAARNVGLELVDTPYLGFLDGDDELLPNALARMTETLGRTGSDFVAGAYVRSRVRGDGYVAGRVQPWVAAATSPERLGTTLAAHPLAVSNIVAWSKVSRTSFWHDLRFPEGVAYEDQVVAQLMYTRARAFDVIPDVVVRWRLRADGTSITQGKAQLPVLRDYLAALRGGLHVLHEAGAHASVTARIELILAMDVASLLEIAESHADPTYAAEVDAFISELRALPEFADAAPDPAIAAALAW; this is translated from the coding sequence GTGACTGCCTCCGCCCCGATCGTGACGCTGATCGTCCCCGGACGCGACATCGCGGCCTTCGCCCCCGCCGCTCTCGACTCGCTGCGCGCGCAGACCGAGTCACGATGGCGGGCGATCCTCATCGACGACGGCTCGACGGATGACACAGGAGCGATCTTCGACGCCGCCGCAGCCGAAGACCCCCGCTTCACGACGATCCGCCACGGGGCCTCCCGCGGTCTCGGCGCCGCGCGCAATGTCGGTCTGGAGCTCGTCGACACCCCGTACCTCGGTTTCCTCGACGGCGACGACGAACTGCTGCCGAACGCCCTCGCCCGCATGACGGAGACACTGGGCCGGACCGGAAGCGACTTCGTCGCCGGCGCCTACGTACGCTCGCGGGTCCGCGGTGACGGCTACGTCGCCGGCCGCGTGCAGCCCTGGGTCGCTGCGGCCACGTCTCCGGAGCGACTCGGCACGACCCTCGCCGCGCACCCCCTGGCGGTCTCGAACATCGTCGCCTGGTCGAAGGTGAGCCGCACCTCGTTCTGGCACGACCTGCGCTTCCCCGAGGGGGTCGCCTACGAAGACCAGGTGGTCGCGCAGCTCATGTACACCCGGGCACGCGCATTCGATGTGATCCCCGATGTGGTCGTGCGCTGGCGGCTCCGCGCCGATGGCACCTCAATCACTCAGGGCAAGGCACAGCTGCCGGTGCTGCGCGACTACCTCGCGGCCCTCCGCGGCGGCCTCCACGTGCTGCACGAGGCCGGTGCCCACGCCTCGGTGACCGCTCGCATCGAACTCATCCTCGCGATGGACGTCGCCTCGCTCCTCGAGATCGCCGAGAGCCATGCCGACCCGACCTACGCCGCCGAGGTCGACGCCTTCATCTCGGAGCTGCGGGCCCTCCCCGAGTTCGCCGACGCCGCGCCCGACCCCGCCATCGCCGCCGCGCTCGCGTGGTGA
- a CDS encoding SDR family oxidoreductase, protein MNDYLSSLFSLDGRTAVVTGGSSGIGRGIATALARAGASTVIVARGEDRIRETVDELRALGCRAHGVIGDLSTRDGIHAVGEAAAAPFGAPDILVNSAGINIRPPFAEITEDDWDATMTVNALAPFLLGQRFAQGMAARGYGRLIHISSQQAHRAFVGSGIYGASKGAVESLMRSEAEAWGGTGVTSNTLVPGFVLTPLNARLQQDPEKVAELAARTMIGRNGLPSDFAGAAVFLAGAGSAYVTGQSLFVDGGLSVH, encoded by the coding sequence ATGAACGACTACCTCTCCTCCCTGTTCTCACTCGACGGTCGCACCGCCGTCGTCACCGGCGGCAGCTCCGGGATCGGCCGGGGGATCGCCACCGCACTCGCTCGCGCCGGAGCGTCGACGGTCATCGTCGCGCGCGGTGAGGATCGCATCCGCGAGACGGTCGACGAGCTGCGCGCGCTCGGATGCCGCGCCCACGGCGTGATCGGCGACCTCAGCACGAGGGACGGGATCCACGCGGTCGGCGAAGCCGCGGCCGCACCGTTCGGCGCGCCCGACATCCTCGTCAACTCCGCCGGCATCAACATCCGCCCGCCGTTCGCGGAGATCACCGAAGACGACTGGGACGCGACGATGACGGTCAACGCCCTCGCGCCGTTCCTGCTCGGTCAGCGCTTTGCGCAGGGCATGGCCGCACGCGGGTACGGTCGACTCATTCACATCAGTTCCCAGCAGGCCCACCGCGCCTTCGTGGGCAGCGGCATCTACGGCGCGTCGAAAGGCGCGGTGGAATCGCTCATGCGCTCCGAGGCCGAGGCCTGGGGTGGCACCGGCGTCACCAGCAACACGCTCGTCCCCGGCTTCGTGCTCACCCCGTTGAACGCCCGGCTGCAGCAGGACCCGGAGAAGGTCGCGGAGCTCGCCGCGCGCACGATGATCGGGCGCAACGGTCTGCCGAGCGACTTCGCGGGAGCGGCGGTGTTCCTTGCCGGAGCCGGCTCGGCCTACGTCACCGGCCAGTCGCTGTTCGTCGACGGCGGCCTCTCGGTACACTGA